In Eucalyptus grandis isolate ANBG69807.140 chromosome 4, ASM1654582v1, whole genome shotgun sequence, the following proteins share a genomic window:
- the LOC104441002 gene encoding 30S ribosomal protein S5, chloroplastic, with product MATTSTLAATHLSSLSARHRHDHRSPRLFLFLKPSKPSSGPPRLSLLSSSSASRRAAAVRAGDIDTSFFDAVNPDADVAFDPPAPPEGFVPPPSFDDGPLEGEDEIAAAYEELYGPAYSGVSVLGNDVSVMDSKVKKTTGFGKVKREKVKDGFEERVIQVRRVTKVVKGGKQLHFRAIVVVGDKKGQVGVGVGKAKEVIGAVQKSAVNARRNIITVPMTKYLTFPHRSEGDYGAAKVMLRPASPGTGVIAGGAVRIVLEMAGVENALGKQLGSKNALNNARATVVAVQMMRQFRDVALDRGIPMEELWK from the exons ATGGCGACGACGTCGACCCTCGCCGCGACccatctctcctccctctccgccCGCCACCGCCACGACCACCGCAGCCCCcgcctcttcctcttcttgaaaCCCTCGAAGCCCTCCTCGGGTCCCCCCAGACTCTCTCTCCTcagctcctcctccgcctccagACGCGCCGCCGCCGTAAGGGCCGGCGACATCGACACCTCCTTCTTCGACGCCGTCAACCCCGACGCCGACGTCGCCTTCGACCCGCCCGCCCCGCCCGAGGGCTTCGTCCCGCCGCCGTCCTTCGACGACGGGCCCCTCGAGGGCGAGGACGAGATCGCCGCCGCGTACGAGGAGCTCTACGGGCCCGCGTACAGCGGGGTCAGCGTGCTGGGCAACGACGTGTCCGTGATGGACTCCAAGGTGAAGAAGACGACCGGGTTCGGGAAGGTGAAGAGGGAGAAGGTGAAGGACGGGTTCGAGGAGCGGGTGATCCAGGTGCGGAGGGTCACCAAGGTGGTGAAGGGAGGGAAGCAGCTGCACTTCCGGGCGATCGTGGTCGTCGGCGACAAGAAGGGCCAGGTCGGCGTCGGGGTGGGGAAGGCGAAGGAGGTCATCGGCGCCGTTCAGAAGTCCGCCGTCAACGCGCGGCGCAACATCATTACCGTGCCCATGACCAAGTACCTCACTTTTCCTCACAG GTCGGAGGGAGATTATGGGGCGGCAAAAGTGATGTTAAGACCTGCTTCTCCTGGTACTGGGGTTATTGCTGGAGGAGCTGTGAGGATAGTTCTAGAAATGGCCGGTGTTGAGAATGCTTTGGGGAAGCAGCTTGGGAGCAAGAATGCCCTCAACAATGCGAGAGCGACTGTTGTTGCGGTGCAGATGATGAGGCAGTTCCGTGACGTTGCCCTCGATCGAGGAATTCCCATGGAAGAATTGTGGAAGTGA
- the LOC104441003 gene encoding protein RALF-like 19, whose protein sequence is MGLKFWAVFLLLSLAMVAESSPYSFGFVGAGDLSMSVGDSIGAFNEMMLDSEINRRQLAGRGRHISYNALKKNNVPCSRRGQSYYNCKKMKKANPYKRGCSSITRCKRVTG, encoded by the coding sequence ATGGGACTCAAGTTTTGGGCCGTGTTCCTGCTCCTGTCCTTGGCCATGGTGGCCGAGTCGTCGCCCTACTCCTTCGGCTTCGTCGGGGCCGGCGACCTAAGCATGTCGGTGGGTGACTCCATCGGTGCATTCAATGAGATGATGCTGGACTCCGAGATCAACAGGCGACAGCTCGCGGGGCGCGGCAGGCACATCAGCTACAACGCCCTCAAGAAGAACAACGTCCCGTGCAGCCGGCGTGGCCAGTCCTACTACAACtgcaagaagatgaagaaggctAACCCATACAAACGCGGCTGCAGTTCCATCACGCGTTGTAAGAGGGTTACGGGCTAA